The Rattus rattus isolate New Zealand chromosome 13, Rrattus_CSIRO_v1, whole genome shotgun sequence nucleotide sequence tttttttgtcttgagacagcgtctcactgtatagccctggctgacctgaacttGCTGtgttgatcaggctggcctggaatacaCAGAgatcacttgcctctgccttctgagtgctgggatcaaaggtgtgtgctaccattccCAGCTTATATAATGCTTTTTGATATACTAATTTTTAATGAAAGTAGaggtcatatttttatttctttggtaaCAAATTATCTTTATTACAATTAGAAAATGTTCTAGGTTTtagaattttaagtttttaatttttctgtgctGTATACATTTTTCCTCACTATTaatgttcattatatttttaCCTTACCTGCACCTGTACACATAACACAAATGTTCATATACacgtgcacataaacatacacacatagagatatTTGAGTAACTTTGGATTTTATACTAGTgcattttttacttttcttttacatttttagatgtatgtgtttattcatttttaggaCATTTAGAATTATACTTCTTTTGTCATAATTCAGTTTCTTTTCAAGTTCTTGTCTGATGAGAATACCATGTGTTTTCAATATGGATGTGTAATGTattactttcatattttttttttttctttttctttttttcggtgttggggaccgaacccagggccttgcgcttgctaggcaagcgctctaccactgagctaaatccccaaccctactttcatattttttaagttgaaaaaaaCTGGAGCAAAAGTTAAATTGCTTGTCTTTGAATGTTTCTAGGGTTTGGCATGGTCAAAATAGATCTGAAAACCAAGTCTTGTAGTGGAGTGGTGAGTacctaatatatttttaataggtAAAGCATGTTGACGTAGGGGAACTGGTTTAAAGTAATTCTTTCCTGTTGTATAAAGCAGCATGCCCTTGACACTGCTGCCTGCCCTCCAGCAGTGCCCTTCTCTGACTCGCTGGGTCTGCAGAGCCAGGAGACAGGTTGAATTTGCAGTTGGATTCTTGTCTTCATAAGAGTGTTAGACATCTGGCTCTCAGATGATACAGAATGTATATTTTTGACTCCTGTCATATATGTAGAAACTTTCATGAAGGTGTATGAGTACTGAAACCTTTACTTCCATATAATGGTTTATACAAGTTTTATTCCTGTtttacaaaaatttattttaatctgtctttttcattgatttatacaaaatatagaaatatagtttatttatatatatatacatatacaagattattttttatttttaaaagtgtattaatttattttatgtgcgtgggCATTTTGCCTagatatatgtctgtgtaccttgtGTGTGTTTGGTCCCAAGAAAGCCAAAAAAAGGATGTCAGGccacttggaactggagttatagttgtgagtcaccttgtgattgctgggaatcaaacccgagTCCTTTGCAAGAcctcatttttatgtgttttttgttgttgctattttttctttccttttctttttttttagatagggtttttcctgtgtatccctggctggcctggaatttgctctgtagaccagtctggccttgaactcacagagacctcctacctctgcctcctgagtgctgggattaaatgtttaTTTGCACTACCACTGGgcttggttttatgttttttaactgattctctttcagtcttttttacTAGAAGTTAAGATGTTGACATAGTTTTCAAAACATCATTAGCCAGACATTCAGTAAATCTCAGCAAATGGATTAACTTTTTCTCCTGATAGTGCATATTGAACCTAGAACCTCATGCATGCAAGGCAGGTACTCCACCAGTGAGTTACAGCCCTAGCCCCACCCTGCTCTTACTTTTtgacttgagacagggtcttactgagTTGGCAGTGTTTTCCTTGAACTCGGCCTGTATCCCAGACAGGCTAGAACCTTCtgtgctcctgcctccaccttctcatAACTGCTTAGTAGGCCTGTATCACTAGGCCTAGTGGGCCgacccctttcctcttttctttctccttttttctttttctttttttcccctttctttggtGCTGGATACTCAAGGCCTTGTGCACACTAGACAAGCCCTTCAACATTGACTCTCACCCACGAGAACTTTTAATTCAGagtattctgatttatttttacagGCTACATCCTTATTCAGACCTATATAAGTTTTATTCATGAATATAGTTGTTTAATTAGaaggatgaaaggtgtgtgttttgtgtgataCTTTGCATTGCACTGTGCACAGCTTTGGTTTGTCTTGGGCACTCCTTCCCTTGTTTCTCTGTCATCAATGAATATATGCATGACCTGACGCTCTAAGGAGGCTATTGTATATATGGTTCTGTTGAAATAGGAAAACTACACATTTTAGAGTTTTCACAAGTTACAGTAGTTGTGTTGGAAAAGTCAACTgtacctttctctctcctttcatgcTGCTGTGGTGCCGGTGTGCATTCAGATGGTGAGGAAAAGCCTTCCCGTGTGCTTGTTCTGTCTGCTTTTGTCTCTGCATTAGGATTAATTTTTGTCTCttgtacattttttgttttacagTGATCTGTCTATGTTGCTTACAGACATTAAACGTATAGCTGGCGATCACTTTCATGttatagattttatatttatgtcaCTGTTGTCAATTAGACCTAACTGAGGCAATGTCTGCACTTCAGCTTAAAATAGTGGTAGCCTTGTCTGTGAATCTGTGTGCCTGATGCTCTAGATTCTTGATAAAAGCTTCAGACttaagggagaaggaagacacagaCTAACACCAAAATAGTTACATTTGCTGTATCTGTCATTTTTGGAAAGCAAATATAAAACCTACAATATTAGACAATTAGACTTATTATTAAAAGCAAACAGTTTTCACATTAAGGGATTGACCTGAGCCATTAAACATGGCTTGTGCTGTATCATTTTTCTTAATGCCTTGACCTAAGTGGACAGcatgatttttgttttggaaGCTTTTTGTGTAGTGTGAATAAACAAAACGTAGCTTCTCACAGTTTCATCTGTGTAGAACTTGAGTTAGGGCTTAAGGGAGCATTCATGTTGCAGTCAGTGAGATCCCACTGCCCAGGAAGGGTAGTCTTTCATTGCTGCCGGCCAGATTTCAGAAGCGCTCTTTGAAAACAGGGTCAGGCAAGTTTCCTTCTTGGCAGTCACAGATTGTCAGTGACAGGTGTTGACTGTTTGCTTCCCTAGAAGAAGGTCTTTTCCTAATTGCTTATTGTCATAGGATGGGAAGGACACTGAAGTTGGGAGGAAGATACATTTACAGCATTCACAGTGATTATTTGATACTTTAGGCCAGATGGAGGATGAGGAAAAAGGGAATTTAAAATTCTGTATTATTGTGAACATAGGTAGATAATTTTGATGTTGTTTGAAAATGTTTATGGTGAAAGTTTTACAGACAGTTTTGTGGTTGAAGCATTCATGTTTCACAACACTAAACATACTTTAATGCTACGTCAGTATATAATTGAAAAAGACCACATTTACGTTAAGtgtattttttactttgttttgtttttggagctgaggaccgaacccaaggccttgcgcttctgggtgagcactctaccactgagctaaatccctaaccccttaaGTGTATTTTTTcacaatgttttttcttttctagtgctgggatggaacccaaaGGGTCTTgagcatactaggcaagcactttaccattaAGCTACTTCACTCACCtataaaagtacattttaaaaagcagtagttggggctgaagagatggctcagcaggtaaacgtATTTGCTgtacttgcagaggacccagatttggttcttAGCACTCACATACAGTTCACACTGCCTACGATTCTCCTTTCACTGGGCATGACTTTCTGGTCTTTATGGGCACCAGGTATACACAtagaatacagacagacagacattcatatagacacataaaataaaacgaaGTAGATCATAACTAAAGCAATAGGCTGATGatacagctcagtgatagagaTGTAAGCAgggccttgggttccatccccagcacacacacccccatccctCACTCCATCCCACCTTCACCCTCCACTTCACCCCTGGCTACAAAGTACTAAACTGTTGACTATAAAGAGAAAGTGGAAGCTGGTGTTTAGGTTCTTAATCACCTCTAAATTTACTGTTTGACAAGGATTATAGAGAATTGATAGTCATCTTAGACCATGaaagtgaaattctcaaaattcaGTATTTTTGCCTTTCTAATAAAGGCATTTATTTCcatgagaaatatttttccttttaaagttaaGAATTTAATATgcttattaaaaaagaatatgtggaataataaatatcaataagAAGAGAGGAGTAATGGAAAGTTCCAAACCTggttagagacagaaagaaagtagaAGGTATGTTGATGAAAGATAGGGTTTTGGTAAAAAGTAAATTGTATTGTTTCTGATGAGTTTAAAGTTCTGTTTTCAGGAATGAATGGTTTCTGTTTTggtgaaatcattttaaaataattattttttctttttttaaaaggaattttctaCTTCTGGTCATGCTTATACTGATACAGGGAAAGCATCAGGCAACCTAGAGACCAAATATAAGGTCTGTAACTACGGGCTCATCTTCACCCAAAAGTGGAATACAGACAATACTCTTGGGACAGAAATCTCTTGGGAGAATAAGGTAAGAAAAGGCACTAGAAGTTATTTGTAGGTTTAATAACTCATAatgtcattataaaaataataactaggactggagagatggctgagctgtTAAGAGCAAactctgctcttacagaggacctgagttcaattctcagtgccTTGTGCTCAcagccacccataactccagctccagggggatctaaTACCTCCTACCTTCACCAGTACCTGCACAAGTGCACATGAATACAtgagcaaaaacaataaaaataattgtcaaaAAATTGAACAGACACAAAATAGAATCTGAGTGGGattttaacatgttttctttccttctttctttctttctctctctctttctttctttctttctttctttttttcttttttgtagagcatttttatttcctttcttggtGTGTCTTAACTTTTCTAGGAACCTGCACTGTATCTTTGTTCTGATTAGTTAATTGTGTTACACAGTCAGTCCTTTCCTAAATAGAGCAGACTTTCTAATTTAGATTACTTTTGTAATCTACAAAATCATCTGTGCAGAAatgtttctacatttttaatgttttcaaggaGAAAGTTGATCAGCTGATTTTTGTCAGACACTCACTGTCTTCGGGGTactgtaattttcttttggaGAATGGATCTCTTGTAGTCCAGGCGAGCCTCAGACTTTCTTTGAagttaaccttgaactcttgactttGGTGCCCGTACGTTCCAAGTGCAGaaattacaggagtgtgccactgtgcccagctgagTTTTCAAGGTGCATCTATATTAGCACATATGGAATGGTATAGCTAACGAAGTTGTTTCTAGTAACGTCAGGTTATCTTATAGTCATTTCAGGAAAACAACAAGATTATTTTGTTACATTGGAACAATTTTCATCAGTAATTTTGGTTATTTAATCAGGATTTGGCTTGTTACATTTAATGTTTAAAGGTTTTGAGATGGTGTTCTCATTATGTCACCTAGGCTGACTGTAAACTTTTGGGCTTAAggttttctgcctcagcctcctgaggagcTGGGACGATAGGGGCTTGCCACCATAACCAgcttcatttatattttgatgaGAGAACTGAGGAGGGCTGGGTTTGTGGGGAAGAGGGttaaggggagaaagaaaggtggGAGGTaaaagctgggagtggtggtgtgCACCTCTAATCCCAATGcactggggtgggtgtgtggagtGGGGGACAGggaggtctgagttcaaggctaacctgattTACAGAGggagccagggctaaacagagaaaccttgtcttggaaaaaaagaaagaaaagatgggggaggtaatttattatataatttactATCTGGCTTTCTTTAATGACTTTGTTATTAAAGGACGTGGGAAGGAGCCTTAGCATTGGTGTTTtgagttaaagaattaaaaattaattgttaatTGACAAATTTTTGTTTTACAGTTGGCTGAAGGGTTGAAACTGACGGTTGATACCATATTTGTACCAAACACAGGGTAATTATCCAAACCCATTTTTTTCTGTAGGagcagggagaaaggggaggttGTTTTAGCAATGCTAGAATTCTTGTGTCTTTATCCTCAAGGCAGCATAACATGTACactaaaaggaaattaaaacaggCACATCTATGCCATTAGGAATTAGAAGGGCCTGAGACGCTAGTCATCTGTATCCTGAAGACAGATGAGGCTGGCAAGAGTGTAATCTAAGAGTGTAAGAGAACGAACGGGGTGCGTGTTGTGCTGCCGTCTTGGTTTCTGAGCCTTGGAAGTCCTCAGGCTTAGTCTGTTTGCCCTTGTTTCATTTCTTACCTGCTTAACCTGCTCTCTGCAGTCCGAAGGCAGGGAGGCTAGATAAATGCACAGAGAAATTTGGTTGTAGCTGTGACAAGGGGTCTGTCCTCCCTGTTACATGCCTTAATTATGTTTAGAATAAATAATCTCTTAAAAGACTTGTAAGGCAAAACTAATTCTGAATGTTCAGCAttgctattaaaaatatattgtgacCGGGTGTgttggtgcacgcctttaatcccagcgctatGAAGGcgggcgggcagatctctgtagttccaggccagccagggctacagtgagaacctgtctaaaACAAGCAACAAACTTGTGCATTTCTCCTAACAGGTTAGTTATTCGTTTTGATGTAACATTTTAGCACTTGAAAATACTTGAAGATCATTTATTTCTCACGTGTCTACATACACATTTTCAGATTATTAATTTGGCACTTAAATATCATACTacttatggatatatatatatatatatatatatatatattttttttttttctttttttttcggagctggggaccgaacccagggccttgcgcttcctaggcaagcgctctaccactgagctaaatccccaaccccgactttatATTTTTTGACAAATGTTTGTATCTGTGGCGCTCTGTGTGGTAtttgaatatgtgtatatattatataatcaagTAGGGTACGTATATCTGTCACCTCAAACATCATTTCTTTGAGTTGAAAGCAAATTTAAATCAttgcatttgtttttgagatgtgtaCTTTATGTTGTACCTGCTGTGCAGCAGAGAGCAACAGAACACTTTCCTCTCTAACAGTGTCTGTTGATATGCTCATTCATGCCTTACAGAGTCAATCATGAAATGctctgttatttttatataatgacatacacatttctttgtgtgtgtgtgtgtgtgtgtgtgtgtgtgtgtgtgtgtgtgtgtgtgtgtgtgaattttgtttgttggttttttgagtAGAGttttttttgtgtagccctggcctctCCTGGAGCTCAGAGCTCCACCTCACTGTACCTCCTAGGATtaaagtgctgggttaaaggcgtGCGTCTCTCAGTCCCCACTGACAGAGATGAATCCTAACAGTTGTGGAGCTAAGTCActtgcagcatttttttttttttcttttttctttttttcggagctgaggactgaacccagggccttacgcttgctaggcaagtgctctaccactgagctaaatccccaacccctcacttgtAGCCTTTTAACCACACATTATGCCATCTACTTTGGGGAGGGTCTGACTTTACACCTCACTGGAAATGTGAACTCATGGTTcttatgttgtttgtttttacaggaaGAAGAGTGGGAAATTAAAGGCCTCCTATAGACGGGATTGTTTTAGTGTGGGCAGTAACGTTGACATAGATTTTTGTGGACCGACCATCTATGGCTGGGCCGTGTTGGCCTTTGAAGGTTGGCTTGCTGGCTACCAGATGAGTTTTGACACAGCCAAATCCAAACTGTGTCAGAATAATTTTGCTCTTGGTTACATGGCTGAAGACTTCCAACTGCATACTCATGTGTAAGTGTTCATTCTGTCTTTAGTGCCAGTGTCATTGCTCTGAGAGGTGGGGGTTGTTAATGCTAAGTTGAAAGCGATGTAATACTGTTTGGTGGGCGCCAGTCCTGCTGCACGGTCTCAGTCCTGCTGCACGGTCAGGAAGTCCACACACGAGTGTGTCGGGCTGTGCTGCTGTTTGTTTCTGCTGTCAGCTCTCACCCCAAACCGTGGGATGTTTTAGCATCTGTAAACCACTGAGTGCAGACCCCACAGAGCATGTATACACTTACTTCACTGTTACTTTTGACTTcttttgactgtatctggaaacAGATGTTTGGAACACTAAGAACAACCACCAAATAATTTGAGCGAACTAGAACTACTCTGGTAATTGTGTCTGGAGATTTTCATGTCTTTGGTTAGAGCCTCGTTAGTACCTCTGTTGCATCCAGAAGTAATAGGGATCGCAAGGTAATCCTGGGTTTCAGTGTTGGCTGAGTCAGCCTCAACTTGTATTTACAATATAGTTAGGTTTCGgtgttttaagacaagatcttatgtagatcaggctgccctcaaactcacgtTAGCCTTGACTGACCTTGAGCTGATCCTCTTGCCCACACTTTGCAGTGCTGAGGTCATAGGCAGGAGCGAGCTGTGTGTTCCTGAGGTATTGCTCTTATACCTCAGTACACTCAGTGTAGAAAGTGGTCTTCAAACACTGTTGTATGCGTCAAAGAGTCTAGACATTGTAAAGTGTTCTCACTCTGGGTGCACAGGAAGTAAAGCTAGTATTGTCTTTATTCCTCCGTTTATCTCTCTTTGCAGTATTTATGGACCTAGATCCTATGAAAGCGACTTAGAGGTTATAGTTTCTAAATTTTATGAAAGATAACTATAGATTACATATTTACCTGAGGTGCTTGCCTTTGAGCATAGTtgaattctgtcttaaaaatttttattacattgaaGAGCCAAGCAAATCAGTCAGGAGCTCCTGTGCTTTAACTGGTCTCTTACATACTTTAGTTTTGTCTTGTGTAATAGTCATTTGTACTAGAAATTTGCTAGACTCCATAGTTGCAAAATCGCATTTGTTCCTACATCTTAGCAGTAAATGAATGAGTCTTACTTGTTTTTCATACCATGAAAACAGAAACGATGGCACTGAATTTGGAGGCTCCATCTACCAGAGAGTTAATGAGAAGATCGAAACATCAATAAACCTGGCATGGACAGCTGGCAGCAACAACACTCGTTTTGGCATCGCTGCTAAGTATAGGCTGGATTGTAGAACTTCTCTGTCTGTGAGTGCTGTCAGATTGGACCCTGCTTGTAAATGAGTGCTGTAGTACCGTCGTAGTTTGCATGCTCTTTATTAACCGCATGGCCTCACTGCTGCGTTGAAAAGGTCATTATATCTAAGGCAGGAAGTTTGGGTTCGAGTTCTGATTTCTCAGCTGCTGTGTGGCCTTGACCTCAATATATTCTTACGTGTAAATTCATGGGAGTAGATTACTATTTTTACTACTAGTAGTTTCTTAGAGTAGTAACACTAACAGAAATTGAGCCCTTAGGTGTAAGGCTTTACTTGTATTACCCCATGTAAGTCTCATAACTGTTTAGTGTGGTGAAAGGCAGTatccttctttctgtttcacaACCTGGAAACTAAGTCAGGGTCCTACTAAGCGGCAGTGTCAGACTAGGAATCCAGATCTGCCTGAGGTCATGTTGTCATAAACTCTAACTGCTTCATCATTGTCCGAGGTTGTAAACGGCATCTTCAGGAATTTATTATAGGTCAGGCATGGTgctccatgcctgtaatcccagcactagggaggcagagcctGGCAGACCTCTATGTTTtctccaggatagtcagggctctGAAGAGagtctctgtcttaaaacaagaaATTCATTTATAGAGATGTTTGGTAACACAGTGTACTTGAAAAATCTTTCAAGAACGttaaagcatacatttttattacCCACAATTCCCATCAGTCCtcttgatctttttattttttcagtgttaATACTTCTAAATTTGTCCAGTGTACTTTTAGCTTTAGAAACCTTGTACATGAAGTAGTTTTTGCATTGAACTGGCATGTTGTGAAGTTGTTTTCTAACTGCTGCTTCTTCATCTCTTAATCTTAGGCCAAAGTAAACAATGCCAGTTTAATTGGACTGGGTTATACGCAGTGTCTCCGACCGGGTAAGTAAAAGGCATTAGTTAGTGGAGGGCCAGGACAGAAAGTTCTGAAAAGAATAATCTTTGCCACCACTAAAATAATCACTATGGGTTGACTCAGGCTTTCTGTGATAGCTTTGCATACTTTACAAAGTAGAAGAGAGCAGGTGCTTTTGTTATAAGTTTCTAACTGTGATTTCTAACTATAATGTAAATTTCTAATTAGTTGAGAACTATGATTAATCACTAGCTTTTGAACTTGGCTCATCCCTCATTATTCTAAATATTGAACTCCAAGTAGTCATCATGCATCAGTCAGCCTAGACAACTGGGCCATTTCAGTCTAGCTTACGCCTACCTGTACTCTATCCTATTCACTTAGATCCattatttctagaaaatttaGGTCTGAGTATAGTACTAGCTACAAGTAATTATGGTGTTTTCTTCTCCTTAGGAGTCAAAGTGACCCTGTCAGCTTTAGTGGATGGAAAGAACTTCAATGCAGGAGGCCACAAGGTTGGCTTGGGATTTGAACTGGAAGCTTAATGGGGTTTTGAGTAGAGTATCAATTGTCCctggaaatgaagagaaatgaacccactaTGTTTTGGCCTTAAAATTCTGTGAAATTTCAAAAGTGAACTTTTTATTCTTCCAAAGAATTGTAATTCTTCCCACACCGAAGTCTAGAGATTACAGATCCATCCAGTGGGAGGTCCTTGAAGGCAATGCCTGGAAATTGTCATGTTTGTGCCACATTTCAGTTGAGTTCTGCAGAGTTAATTTAAATATGTTCCTCAGCAACAACGTAGTGTCACGTTAAAGGAAGTGATCTGCCCCGGTCTGTACATCGCGTCCTGCATGTCCCACTCCACTTTCCATGACCTTTTGTTATATCAGTCTCTGCTCTAGTGAGATCTTTGGTTTTGCATCAGAGTAAAATAAACCCATCACATTTGGAACATAATTATTTATCTGATTTATTAgtagtggttggttggttttcgaAAGTGGAGTTATTTCTAAAGTGGAGTTATTTCTAAAGTGGTGTGTCTAAAAGGTAAATGTGTTTTCATCCTCCCTTTGACTTCTGGTTCTCACTGCACCCCTAGAAGGATGAAACGGTGCCTGTGCTCTGCTGTGGAGGAAGCCCTGCTCGAGCTCGAGCAATCAATAGCAGGGACTCGGATTCCTCACAACCCTCTTCCTTCACTACTGCACTTTGACTTACTTCCTGTGTATGTTGTTAGCCTTTTAAGACAGCTCataggtgggttggggatttagctcaggggtagagcgcttgcctaggaagcgcaaggccctgggttcggtcccaagctccgaaaaaaaagaaccaaaaaaaaaaaagacagctcatAGGTATGTTTATAAAGGCCAGAGTACTTATCTCCTTTTAGggtacactttattttttaaatgtcttttcttttcaaaaattactttaaTATTTACTTGCTGCCCTCTCTTATGTCGCAGTGACAGAACACTGAGCAAGGCTACTCACAAAAGCAAGCCCATGTTTCAGAGGTTAGGATGAAGTTGGAGCAAAGGCGTGGTGGCAGCCTAGAGCACATCTtgcaagtaggaggcagagagacatcTTG carries:
- the Vdac3 gene encoding voltage-dependent anion-selective channel protein 3 isoform X2 gives rise to the protein MCSTPTYCDLGKAAKDVFNKGYGFGMVKIDLKTKSCSGVEFSTSGHAYTDTGKASGNLETKYKVCNYGLIFTQKWNTDNTLGTEISWENKLAEGLKLTVDTIFVPNTGKKSGKLKASYRRDCFSVGSNVDIDFCGPTIYGWAVLAFEGWLAGYQMSFDTAKSKLCQNNFALGYMAEDFQLHTHVNDGTEFGGSIYQRVNEKIETSINLAWTAGSNNTRFGIAAKYRLDCRTSLSAKVNNASLIGLGYTQCLRPGVKVTLSALVDGKNFNAGGHKVGLGFELEA
- the Vdac3 gene encoding voltage-dependent anion-selective channel protein 3 isoform X1, with protein sequence MCSTPTYCDLGKAAKDVFNKGYGFGMVKIDLKTKSCSGVMEFSTSGHAYTDTGKASGNLETKYKVCNYGLIFTQKWNTDNTLGTEISWENKLAEGLKLTVDTIFVPNTGKKSGKLKASYRRDCFSVGSNVDIDFCGPTIYGWAVLAFEGWLAGYQMSFDTAKSKLCQNNFALGYMAEDFQLHTHVNDGTEFGGSIYQRVNEKIETSINLAWTAGSNNTRFGIAAKYRLDCRTSLSAKVNNASLIGLGYTQCLRPGVKVTLSALVDGKNFNAGGHKVGLGFELEA